The nucleotide sequence ACCGGCGGTGTTTGCCTCGAACACCCAGAGATGCAGGCCGGATGCCGCGCCGCTCGCCGCCAACTGGGCCGCCGCATCGCGGAGCAGCCGCGCGCCGAGGCCTGAGCCGCGCCCGTCCGGGGACACATGGAGATTGTCGACCAGGCTTCCCCACACCGGATCGGCATCGCGATAGCAGCAGACGAAACCGCGCAACGGCCCTTCCGGATCGCAGGCGACGGTGACGAGCTGATCAGCGGCGGGTGCACTTAGCCGCTGCGTCCACACGTTCAGCCGGTCGGCCTCGA is from Bradyrhizobium sp. ORS 285 and encodes:
- a CDS encoding N-acetyltransferase; this encodes MPDDIIIRAAINEDAPAIAALHAASWRDAYANILAPEFLGGAIEADRLNVWTQRLSAPAADQLVTVACDPEGPLRGFVCCYRDADPVWGSLVDNLHVSPDGRGSGLGARLLRDAAAQLAASGAASGLHLWVFEANTAGLRFYIRLGGRVVETSRSEIPAAGGKTILRVHWPDLAQLA